Proteins from one Macrobrachium rosenbergii isolate ZJJX-2024 chromosome 14, ASM4041242v1, whole genome shotgun sequence genomic window:
- the LOC136846002 gene encoding protein stoned-A, which translates to MLKIKKGIKKKIKGKKGKNDELFTPEELEQYKREKEEEARRLAGQQQQQQQQPETSEEKENIPGEAEPAAPEQEGATGTSETQESSSSKEDWRSFFAATDTVLKKTTDNLNLIKEASYFQKKEELCQKEAEVVQETSVEAPAPATTSGKRWVDLEKGGIDEESEDTNEEVKEPEEPEPEPKPEPELAPLQFIEDLPDVDVDDFTEVFDTTYVDNVESGQVKLHYIPDSPTTEDPNEPDPFDTSVVDKVLHVEEPKPKETNKKKPEPEKKKKQLVSLGCAVEVLTGKVQTAEKPSGTPPPDSKRRRVIPKEINLLADAAGEENLNSQIGEEENDKENDKEDNTTKEPEGNILDDILCVTDAIDLPDTSVVLCPTPRATSPSVLSDEGKTNENAELVAENDLECENKEVDLSEFLESNGEDHDNKESKDSGKDLDLKDLVAEFDIIDKSEVINETLIPAESDPIEDEFDAEFAFLAAESVAKAKEKELTDLEDDPFDTSAAAQVLGPEEPQETEKDPFDVGFAEEALGETVPSGKPVKPPPPRPALPTASKVPEEVDPFDTSIADAHLPVDHLASPEATLDLPATLQPHSGADIPKSESFDPFDTSIAETFGKTELKVLETEFLTTDQNKHGKTLKEEDIDDFDFNPRAEEPHTTETQEKPSPPCLLTAGDEEVESGPVLTPSQEPQEDDFDPFDTSIAAKVAIKSLEAELLSDSAQPSSDKKQPPPRPPPSPGHIFATTPTDTNPALQPFNVGDQDTSVDTEIDPFDTSIAENFGKTELKALADELLTSDQPSQLVPEVEKERPDTKSLQLPVKPLRPPSPKCLLAATPVDEHPTLQPTLEPTDNNSNTEDKEFDPFDTSIADQFGKTELKVLETELLVTASNPVVAEFDDFNPRAEADVPTKPSKPSRPPSPAQPQCLLTATPAGSPPGAELLAPTEFKTSATSEDFDPFDTSIAEKFGKTELKQLESELLSSTNTATGITDDFDPRGGETKKPPVPQKPSRPGRPAVPAAPCLLATTPTDQSVPLQPSLNTVEEPKEGVTPEDFDPFDTTIAEKLCKTEIKALEETLLTNSSTEAGIKTAANLSLATSNAPSFSADHFLSSSPTENLGPTLQPVQGQQEEEPKDFDPFDTSIAEKFGKTELKTLESELLSDSGVKRNLSDDEFDPREEETKLPKRPTPPVKKPDTPVNLLDSAEDHDITVQPLQASKQQTAEDLEADYDPFDTSIAANIGPSKAELKYLESELLSAAEDPFDTSNIA; encoded by the coding sequence atgctcaaaataaaaaaaggaatcaagaaaaaaatcaaaggaaagaaaggaaagaatgatGAGTTATTTACTCCAGAGGAATTAGAGcagtataaaagagaaaaagaagaagaagcacgaCGACTTGCtgggcagcaacagcagcagcagcagcagccagaaACTTCAGAAGAGAAGGAGAACATACCAGGAGAGGCAGAACCAGCAGCACCTGAACAGGAAGGAGCAACAGGCACTTCTGAAACTCAGGAGTCCTCGTCATCTAAAGAAGACTGGAGAAGTTTCTTTGCTGCAACCGATACTGTTCTTAAGAAGACCACTGACAACCTCAACCTAATCAAGGAGGCAAGTTATTTCCAGAAGAAAGAAGAGCTCTGCCAGAAGGAAGCTGAGGTGGTTCAGGAAACATCTGTTGAAGCACCAGCACCTGCAACTACCAGTGGGAAGAGGTGGGTTGACCTTGAGAAGGGAGGAATAGATGAAGAATCAGAGGACACcaatgaagaagtaaaagaaCCTGAAGAACCTGAGCCAGAGCCTAAGCCTGAACCTGAACTTGCCCCTCTCCAATTCATTGAAGATCTTCCAGATGTTGATGTTGATGACTTTACTGAAGTTTTTGACACTACATATGTTGATAATGTAGAAAGTGGGCAAGTCAAACTTCATTATATCCCTGATAGCCCAACAACAGAAGACCCTAATGAGCCTGACCCTTTTGATACATCAGTGGTCGACAAGGTTTTGCATGTTGAGGAACCAAAACCAAAGGAAACCAACAAAAAGAAACCAGAacctgagaaaaagaagaagcaactTGTGAGTTTAGGTTGTGCAGTTGAAGTTTTAACAGGCAAGGTTCAGACTGCAGAAAAACCTTCTGGAACACCTCCACCAGACTCAAAACGTCGGCGAGTTATTCCTAAGGAGATAAACTTGCTAGCGGACGCTGCTGGTGAAGAAAACTTAAACAGCCAGATAGGTGAAGAAGAGAACGATAAAGAAAACGATAAAGAGGACAATACAACTAAGGAACCTGAGGGTAATATTCTTGATGACATACTTTGTGTTACAGATGCTATTGATTTGCCTGACACAAGTGTAGTCCTCTGCCCAACTCCTAGAGCTACATCCCCCTCTGTTCTATCTGATGAAGGTAAAACAAATGAGAATGCTGAGTTAGTTGCAGAAAATGATCttgaatgtgaaaataaagaagtAGATTTAAGTGAATTTTTGGAATCAAATGGTGAAGATCACGATAACAAAGAATCCAAAGACAGTGGGAAAGATCTAGATCTCAAGGATCTTGTTGCCGAATTTGATATTATAGACAAATCTGAAGTTATAAATGAAACACTGATTCCAGCTGAGTCTGACCCTATTGAGGACGAGTTTGATGCAGAATTTGCTTTCTTAGCAGCAGAGTCAGTtgcaaaagcaaaggaaaaagaactcACAGATCTTGAAGACGATCCTTTTGATACATCTGCTGCTGCACAAGTTCTTGGTCCAGAAGAGCCTCAAGAAACCGAAAAAGATCCATTTGATGTAGGTTTTGCAGAAGAAGCTTTGGGTGAAACTGTTCCATCAGGAAAACCTGTAAAGCCACCGCCACCTAGACCAGCACTTCCAACAGCCAGCAAAGTACCTGAAGAAGTAGATCCCTTTGACACTTCTATTGCAGATGCACATTTGCCTGTAGATCATCTTGCCTCTCCAGAAGCTACTCTAGACCTCCCTGCAACTTTGCAGCCACATTCAGGTGCTGATATTCCAAAATCTGAAAGTTTTGATCCTTTTGATACTTCTATTGCTGAAACCTTTGGCAAGACTGAACTTAAAGTTCTTGAGACTGAATTTCTAACTACTGATCAAAACAAACATGGGAAGACCTTAAAGGAAGAAGACATTGATGATTTTGATTTCAATCCAAGAGCAGAAGAACCACACACCACAGAAACTCAAGAAAAACCCTCTCCCCCTTGTTTGTTAACAGCTGGTGACGAAGAGGTTGAAAGTGGGCCAGTTCTAACTCCTTCTCAAGAGCCACAAGAGGACGATTTTGATCCATTTGACACTTCCATAGCAGCAAAAGTTGCAATCAAGTCACTGGAAGCTGAATTACTTAGTGACTCAGCTCAGCCATCCTCAGATAAAAAACAACCACCTCCTCGACCTCCACCCAGCCCAGGACATATATTTGCTACAACACCAACTGATACAAATCCAGCACTTCAGCCTTTTAATGTAGGTGATCAAGATACGAGTGTTGATACAGAAATAGATCCATTTGACACATCTATCGctgaaaattttggaaaaacagaatTAAAGGCACTAGCGGATGAACTGTTAACAAGTGATCAACCTTCACAATTAGTGCCAGAAGTTGAGAAGGAAAGGCCTGATACCAAATCCCTTCAATTGCCAGTCAAGCCACTTCGTCCACCATCTCCAAAGTGTCTCTTAGCAGCAACACCTGTTGATGAGCACCCAACACTTCAACCAACACTTGAACCAACAGATAACAACTCCAATACAGAAGACAAAGAATTTGATCCCTTTGATACATCTATTGCTGACCAGTTTGGGAAGACTGAACTAAAAGTTCTTGAAACTGAATTGCTTGTCACTGCCAGTAACCCAGTTGTTGCAGAATTTGACGACTTTAATCCTCGTGCAGAAGCAGACGTGCCAACAAAACCTTCAAAGCCATCCCGACCTCCATCCCCTGCTCAGCCTCAGTGCCTATTAACTGCTACACCAGCAGGTTCCCCACCAGGTGCTGAACTGCTTGCACCTACAGAATTCAAAACATCTGCAACTAGTGAAGATTTTGATCCATTTGATACTTCTATTGCTGAGAAATTTGGTAAAACTGAGTTAAAGCAGCTTGAGAGTGAACTGTTAAGTTCAACAAATACTGCAACTGGCATCACTGACGATTTTGACCCCCGAGGGGGAGAGACCAAGAAACCTCCAGTCCCTCAGAAGCCAAGTCGACCAGGTAGGCCAGCAGTACCAGCAGCACCTTGTCTACTTGCAACGACTCCAACTGATCAAAGTGTGCCACTGCAGCCTAGTCTGAATACTGTTGAGGAACCTAAAGAGGGGGTTACACCAGAAGACTTTGACCCATTTGACACTACCATTGCTGAAAAACTCTGCAAAACAGAGATTAAAGCCCTTGAAGAAACCCTTCTTACTAACAGCAGTACAGAAGCTGGTATCAAAACAGCAGCAAATTTATCTTTAGCAACAAGTAACGCACCTAGCTTTTCTGCTGAtcactttctttcctcttccccaaCAGAGAATCTTGGACCAACACTACAGCCAGTCCAAGGTCAGCAAGAGGAAGAACCTAAAGATTTTGATCCTTTTGATACCTCTATTGCTGAAAAGTTTGGCAAAACTGAACTTAAAACCCTTGAGTCTGAACTTTTATCTGATTCTGGTGTTAAAAGAAACTTAAGTGACGACGAATTTGATCCTcgagaagaagaaacaaagttgCCTAAGCGCCCAACTCCTCCTGTTAAAAAACCAGACACTCCTGTGAACCTTCTTGACTCTGCTGAAGATCACGATATCACTGTTCAACCTCTCCAAGCAAGTAAGCAACAAACAGCAGAGGACCTTGAAGCAGATTATGATCCATTTGACACATCTATAGCTGCAAATATtgggccaagcaaagcagaattAAAATATCTTGAGTCAGAACTTTTAAGTGCTGCAGAAGACCCATTTGATACCTCCAACATAGCATAA